The DNA window CCATCCGATGGCCCTTCTAGACATGATCGGTGGCCATGGGAAATGCCAAATCAAAGGCGATGTCGATCCGGGGTCATGCGTTACCGGATGTTGAGGATTTCACGGCGATCGTCTGTCGACCGATCCCACCAGAGCCGCGCACGGGTTTTGATCTTCGATGGCCACCGACGCACTGTCGATGGCGGGTCGGGGTGGGCTGGAGGGGGCGTGAGCCGCATGGATGCGGCGATCGAGCTTACATGGACGTACTTGCAGCGCCCCCCGGAACGCCCATCCCGATCCGCCAAACCACGGAAACCGATGGCCACCGGCGGTTCGCCAGAATCCAACAGCAGCCGGGCAAGCCCGGCTCCACGGTGAGTGCACAGGTACAATTGCGCCATGACTCATACCCCACCCCACGGCGCGTCCCTGCTGCATGGACGCGTGCTGGCGTTCGCCGCCATTCTGCTTGCTGCCGTCAATCTGCGTACGGCTGTCACCTCAGTTACCCCGCTGCTGGACCTGCTCGGCCGCACCTTTGGTTTTGGGACCACCATGACCGGCGTGCTGGGCATGCTGCCTACGGCCTCGTTTGCCCTGTTCGGCATGACCACGCCGATGCTGGCCCGCCGCTTCGGGCTGGAGCGTACCGCCCTGCTCGCAATGGGCCTGGCCGCCGCTGGCCTGGTGCTGCGCTCGTGCTCGGTCGGCATCACCAGCCTGTTGTTCGGCTCGGTGGTGGCGCTGGCCGGCATGGGCATCGGCAATGTGGTGGTGCCGCCGCTGGTGAAGCGCTACTTCGCCAACCGCGTCGGCACCGTCAGCACGCTGTACATCACCGTGCTGCAGCTGGGCACCATGCTGCCGGCGCTGCTGGCCGTGCCGCTGGCCGAGCAGGCCGGCTGGCGGGTGTCGCTGGGGATCTGGGCCCTGTTGGCGATTGCCGCTGCCCTGCCCTGGCTGATGCTGGCGCGTCGCCGGCCGCATCCGGACCCGCTCGAGCCGGCGGTTGATGCCGGCGCGCAGCCGCATGGCAAGGTCTCGCGCACGCCGCTGGCCTGGGGCATGGCGCTGATGTTCGGCATGACCTCGCTGATGACCTATTCCATGTTCACCTGGCTGCCGCGCATCGTGGTAGAAGCCGGGGCCACGCCGGCGTTTGGCGGGCTGATGGTGGCGGTGTTTGCGGCGCTGGGGTTGCTGCCTTCGTTGACCATGCCGGCGCTGGCGGTGCGGCTGCGCAATCCGTTCCCGCTGGTGCTGATTGGCGTGGGCGCATTTGTGATTGCGTTTGCCGGGTTGTTGTTTGCGCCGATGAAGGCTCCTTGGTTGTGGGTGGGGTTGCTGGGGGTGGGGCCTTCCACCTTCCCGCTGGCGCTGACGCTTATTAATTTGAGGACGCGCACGCCGGCCGGGTCGGCGGCGCTGTCGGGGTTCATGCAGGGCGTGGGCTACAGTTTCAGCTGCATCGGGCCGCTGTTGTTTGGGTGGCTGCATGAAATGAGTGGTGGGTGGGTGTTGCCGTTCGGGTTCCTCGGGGTTTGTTTGTGTGTGTTGTTGGGGGCGTCTTGGGTGGCGTGCAAGCCGCAGAAGCTTGAGGATCATTGGTGAGGGGCAGCCACGCAGGGCGGTTGGTCGAGCGCAGCTAGATGGCGTTGACACGCATGGCGTGTCACTACGCTCGATCGGTGGCGTAGTGACGCGCCATGCGCGTCATCCCGGCATCAATCACCATCCCACCTACACACACCGGAGGCACCAGCTGACGTAGCGTGTCGGAAACTGACCTGGATGGCAGGTCAGTGACCTGGACCTGTGGGAGCGGTCCGGTCTTGCTGAACAGTTTCAGGGTGGGCAGACCCCCGGAACAGCGCCGTGGCGGCGGCCGGAAGGTCTTGGTAATCAACAACTTGACCAGAATTCCGCATCCGATGGCCGGATTGCGGGTTACCTTCCGTGTGTTAACGATTTGTGGACATATGAGAAATCGGGCACGATTGGCATGTGATGTGCGTCACACTTTTCGCACACCGACATTTTTGAAAGGACGCTCTGGGGGCTCCATGTACAACCACCGGCCGCTGACGCTTGCCGTCAGCCTGGCATGCGCCACGCTTTGCCTTTCCGCCACCGCTTCGGCAGCCACGCGCGCCGAACATCTGGCCGAAATCAGCCAGTACCGCGATCAGGCCCATTGGCTGGATGCGCTGGCAGCGATCGAACGCGCCCAGGCTGAAATTCCGAACGACGACCTGCTGTTCCGGCTGCAGGTGCTGACCCTGTCGGACATCGGCAACGCGCACCGCGCATGGCAGCTGTACCAGCAGCGCCCCGAGCTGTTCGACGACGCGCAGAAACAGCGTTTTGAAGCCAACTACCTGGCCAAGCGGGTCGGCTGGAGCCTGGCTTATGCCACCAGCGAAGACACCCGCCTGGACGAGGCCGAAGCAGCGCTGGCGCAGATGGACGCGATGCTGCAGCGTGACGGCCTGACCGCTGCGAGCGCGCCGCTGCGCGTGCGCTACGACCGCCTGATTCTGCTCAACCGCCTGAGCCGACACACCCAGGTGCGCGACGAGTACCGCGCCCTGCTCGCCGAAGGCCATCCGGTGCCGGATTACGTGAAGGCGGCCGTCGGCGATTCGCTGATGGCCACCCAGCACCCGGACGAAGCCATTCCCGTACTGGAAGCGGCGTTGAAAGCCGATCCCGGCCAGAGTGAGGTGCACTCGGAGCTGGCCTACGCCTACCTGGAAGACGAACAGCCCTACGAAGCGATCAACCTGCTGAAGAAGTGGAGCGCGGCCGAACCGGCCTGGCGCTGGGCCAACGGCGCGCGTGCGCCCTATGCCAACTGGCCGCGCTATGAAGCCGACCTCAACCTGGCGATGGTGCGCGCCTACACCGGCGACCTGCCCACCGCGCAGCGCGACCTCGAAGCGATGGTGGAAATCGCCCCAGGCAACGGCGGCACCCAGTCCTCGCTGGGCAACGTCTACATGATGCGCGGCTGGCCGCGCCGTGGGCTGGAGC is part of the Stenotrophomonas oahuensis genome and encodes:
- a CDS encoding CynX/NimT family MFS transporter, producing the protein MTHTPPHGASLLHGRVLAFAAILLAAVNLRTAVTSVTPLLDLLGRTFGFGTTMTGVLGMLPTASFALFGMTTPMLARRFGLERTALLAMGLAAAGLVLRSCSVGITSLLFGSVVALAGMGIGNVVVPPLVKRYFANRVGTVSTLYITVLQLGTMLPALLAVPLAEQAGWRVSLGIWALLAIAAALPWLMLARRRPHPDPLEPAVDAGAQPHGKVSRTPLAWGMALMFGMTSLMTYSMFTWLPRIVVEAGATPAFGGLMVAVFAALGLLPSLTMPALAVRLRNPFPLVLIGVGAFVIAFAGLLFAPMKAPWLWVGLLGVGPSTFPLALTLINLRTRTPAGSAALSGFMQGVGYSFSCIGPLLFGWLHEMSGGWVLPFGFLGVCLCVLLGASWVACKPQKLEDHW